From Candidatus Thermoplasmatota archaeon:
CCTATGCGATCGGAATGATTGTCGGCATCTACGGACTGACCAAGGGGAAGCCGGCGAAGGAACCAGTTGGCTGAGTTGACGGCTCGCGCAACCAGTCATCATCAATTCCACTGCGACAAAGGTGAGCAGGTAGGGATATTGGCAGCACAGCCCTTGAATCATGGGCACGAAACCCTCCATTAGGCAAAGCGTAGACCTAGTTCTTCTTCCAATCATCCAGTTCTCCCGACTTGCCTTGATTCGAGGAATGCACAAACTATATATTTACCGTGCGGGATAGGGACGTCTGGAGATGAAACTGAATGGGATTGCTAGGTCTGGGCAGCACGGAGATCATACTGATATTGGTGTTCTTCGCGATGCTTTTTCTGGGCGGCAAGAAGATTCCCGAGTTCGCAAGAGGACTTGGCAGAGCTATGGGTGAATTCAAGAGAGGGAGGCTTGAAATCGAACGGGAGATTCAGGTCAGCGGGATGGACAAGCCGATACCGAGAGAACAGGTATCCTCCGAAACTGAACCCAAGACCCCACTGAAGTAATCAAAGGGGCAGTCAATCGTCTAGGCTGATCCGCGGAACTCGTCAACATATGTTCTAGACAGGCTCGTTCAGTAGATGCTGTTAGATCTGGAAGTGCTGTTAGATCTGGAAGGGCACTGCGATTGCGACGCGCAGGACAAGGGCCGGATATCTGGTGGCGCTTGATTCTCAATCGCCTTCCTGTGGAGAGTAAGAAGGGCAAGCTACTTGATGACGGAAAGATACGTTCAGTCTTAGGTGACCGTAGTCATCGTGTGTCTGCCTACTTCTGTCCGCTTCTGGGTTCATTGACCAATGCAATCATATCTTCGTTGAGTTTGATCAAGCCCCGAGTCACAGACACGATGGCCGAGTATGCACTTATCATGAAGAGGCCGCTACCAATAACGAACACCACAAGAGCCCCCAGGACCAAGCTCTCAGTCGTATCATTGACCACAGCGATATATAGAAGTGGCGCTCCGATGGCTGTAATCCACCCAATCGTCATCAACCGTTCCCAAACTGATGGTTTCTCGATGCTGACCATGGTCACACCGTTCTCCCCATTCGCATTCTGCAATATATATGTAGCATATAGCGAGATTGGTAAACTAATGGAAAGACCAGCAGGGACTCCGGGTGCTCGCACGACGTCTGCATAACCTCGATCCGATTCTCATGTCCCTACATTGTCACGAGGCTCCTCTTCTTCACGCACATCGAACAGACTTCCTCACCTGAACATGAGGCGTCATGAACGAACTTGAAATTGCAGCTCTTGCACTTGTATATCTTCTTCTGGACAAGGACACTCTCGCCGGAATTGATGTCGCCGAGTCTCGCATTGGAAGAGGAGACACAGCTATTCGGACACACTTCGATGCAAAGCCGGCATCCGGTGCATCTCCCAAGCGAGAAATCAATCGAACCTCTGTTTCCTTTCTCCGCATAGCGAAGGGCTCCCGTCGGGCACATCACGGAGCACACCTCGCAAAGATTGCACAAGGCTTTGTCAATCTGAAGGTCCAATATCGGATAGTCCTCAAGACTCACATTCCTGACATTCGGTTCTAGCCCCTTGGTCAAGATGAGAAGCTCCTTCCTTCTCTGAGGCAGCGATTGTCTGTAGAGATCTGGAGACGGACCATTCCTCCGCGGTTCTTCCAGATTGAATAGTGTCTTCATGATCTTCTCACCCGCGGACAAAAGGAGCTCCCGCCTCTCGAGCCCCGTGACCCTCCTATTGCCAGTTACTCGAGACACGTCATATGGTCTCACGACGAAACTTCGGCGAACATTCTCGAATCTCCCCATAGCCAGTTCGTAGCATTTCTTTCCCTCTGAGAAAGTGCAATCCTCTGGACAGGGGTCCATTGTCACCTGGCAGTCCAGTAGCATTGCGTAGACTGGAAGAGCCTCTGACAGCGAGCCGAGGCATGGGAGAACGATTGTCTCGGCGCCCTTGACTGCTCTCTTTCTCGGCTTTCCGTATCTTCCGTTGCATCGGTCACAGGAGAATCTGATGATGTTCTTCCCCTTCTTTCTGGCGGCCAGGATGCCTTCGCATAGGATCGAGTCTGACGGGATCTTCGGGTCAAACACTCCGTACGGACAGGAGGTCGCACAGATATTGCACGAAATGCATTTGGACGGATTGATGGAAATCGAATCAGTGACCGATATCGCCTTGAAAGGACACAGACTGACGCAAGGAGCGTTGCATATTGCCTTCTTCTTCCA
This genomic window contains:
- a CDS encoding twin-arginine translocase TatA/TatE family subunit — protein: MGLLGLGSTEIILILVFFAMLFLGGKKIPEFARGLGRAMGEFKRGRLEIEREIQVSGMDKPIPREQVSSETEPKTPLK
- a CDS encoding 4Fe-4S binding protein, whose amino-acid sequence is MDTFIKLADMMSSFVPFANQSSCPNVRWKKKAICNAPCVSLCPFKAISVTDSISINPSKCISCNICATSCPYGVFDPKIPSDSILCEGILAARKKGKNIIRFSCDRCNGRYGKPRKRAVKGAETIVLPCLGSLSEALPVYAMLLDCQVTMDPCPEDCTFSEGKKCYELAMGRFENVRRSFVVRPYDVSRVTGNRRVTGLERRELLLSAGEKIMKTLFNLEEPRRNGPSPDLYRQSLPQRRKELLILTKGLEPNVRNVSLEDYPILDLQIDKALCNLCEVCSVMCPTGALRYAEKGNRGSIDFSLGRCTGCRLCIEVCPNSCVSSSNARLGDINSGESVLVQKKIYKCKSCNFKFVHDASCSGEEVCSMCVKKRSLVTM